From the Mesotoga prima MesG1.Ag.4.2 genome, the window TAATCCAATGTCGCGAGCTTGTTTTCTTAGCTCTGATCTGAAGTCCGGATGAGAAATATTCAGCAAGGCCTCTACTCTCTGGAATACGTTGAGACCTTTAAGCCTAGCAATCCCAAACTCGGTTACAACATAATCAGTATCCTGTCTTGGAACGGTAACGGGTGAGCCAAGCGGAAGAAGAGGGACGATTGTAGAAACGGCGCCTTTCTTTGCTGTCGATCTAAGTGCGATGATTCCCTTTCCATTCTTAGCCATGGAGGCACCTCTATGAGTGTCTAGTTGTCCTCCGGTACCGCTATAGTGCCGAGTTCCAATTGCTTCGGAACACACCTGCCCCGTGAGATCGACAGAGATTGCCGTATTTATAGAGACCATGTTTTCGTTCTGCGAGACAACGTACGGATCGTTGACATAGCTGCCTCTGAGCAGAAGCACACCAGGGTTGTCCTCAATGAAAGAATACATTTCCTTTGTGCCGAGTGCAAAAGTCGCAATAAACTTTCCGGGCCAAAGACTCTTCTTCCTATTTGTTATCGCTCCCTTTTCGAACAAGTGAATCATCGACTCAGTAAACATTTCGGTGTGAATTCCTAGGTCGTGCTTATCTTCCATAAGTCTTGCAACGGCGTTTGGAATCCCTCCGATTCCAATCTGCAAAGTTGCTCCATCTACAACAAGCGAAGAAATATGTCCCGCGATGTTCATTTCAGTCTCCGATGGTTCAGTGTCCGGCAGTTCAGGAATGTCAAAAGTGTTTTCTATCACATAATCGACCTCACTTATGTGAACGTGAGTGTCTCCATGAGTCTTCGGCGCTTTCTCATTTACTTCCAGAATTACCATCTTCGCGTTCTCTACCATATCTCTTTCATATACCGTGGACAACGAAACGGTCATGTATCCATTTCTGTCCATCGGCGAGGCAACACCCCAGAAAATATCGGGTTTGTTTGCCACAATACGCTCAATACCTGCAACATGAAGATTGTTTGGGATGTATGTCACTGTCCTAAGGCCGCTGCTGACTGCCTTCCTGGCACCCACCGAATGGAACCAAGACTCGTTCAGAAATCTGCCTTCATATTCTTTATTAACGAAGAACGGATACTCTCCAATAGTCAAACAAGTCGCAACGGCCACATTCTCTACGTCCTCAACTCTGTGGAGGTTCTTTAGAAGACCCTGAGCTTCCATTGCCGCCATGCTTGTCACAATCTTTGTTCCAGACTTAATGTTTCTCAGACCTTCATCAATCGATATCTTCTTCTTTCTGTATTCATCATTCCAGTTCAACTAAAAGCACCTCCATAACCTTTTGCCATAAGAGAAGCCAGTTCCAGCAAATACTCGTTCCATTTTTCGTAGTCTTTCTTCAATTTGAAAAGAAGATCAAGCCCCATGAAGTGTCCAATGCCCATCAGAAAGACGCCGAGATCACGCGAGTCTATCGATCTAATCTCATCCTTCAATCTAGCCTCTTCAAGAGCTCTTATGTAAGAAGTTAAGAGCCTTTCATAGTAGAAACGTCCAGTCTCAGGTTGTACAAACTCCGACTCACGAACTATGTTATATAGCTCCTTGTGAACATCCATGAAGAGCAAAAACGCCTTAAAGGACCTAATCTCTTTGTTTAACCTGCCTTCAACACCGGAGACCGCATCTCTCATCGTTCTTCTCAGATTTCTGTTTGCCTGATAAACAAGCTCTTGAAGTAACTTCCCCTTGCTTTCAAAATGAAGATAGAACGTACCCTGTCCGTAGCCCGCCTTACTTGTGATATCATATATCGATGTACCGAAATATCCCTTCTCCCCCATTAGTTTCTCTGCCGCCAAAAGGATGACCTCTTTAGCCTTTCCCTCACCGTTCGCTCTTACTCTATCTAGAGTGAATTCCAGAGACCTTCGATCCAGCTCTTCAGACTTAACAAAACCATTGAGG encodes:
- a CDS encoding acetyl-CoA hydrolase/transferase family protein, whose protein sequence is MNWNDEYRKKKISIDEGLRNIKSGTKIVTSMAAMEAQGLLKNLHRVEDVENVAVATCLTIGEYPFFVNKEYEGRFLNESWFHSVGARKAVSSGLRTVTYIPNNLHVAGIERIVANKPDIFWGVASPMDRNGYMTVSLSTVYERDMVENAKMVILEVNEKAPKTHGDTHVHISEVDYVIENTFDIPELPDTEPSETEMNIAGHISSLVVDGATLQIGIGGIPNAVARLMEDKHDLGIHTEMFTESMIHLFEKGAITNRKKSLWPGKFIATFALGTKEMYSFIEDNPGVLLLRGSYVNDPYVVSQNENMVSINTAISVDLTGQVCSEAIGTRHYSGTGGQLDTHRGASMAKNGKGIIALRSTAKKGAVSTIVPLLPLGSPVTVPRQDTDYVVTEFGIARLKGLNVFQRVEALLNISHPDFRSELRKQARDIGLI
- a CDS encoding TetR/AcrR family transcriptional regulator; translated protein: MKVSRSERTRLQIKEAAEELFSRLGFEMTSVANICRTCGLSNGAFYRHYTGKEQVFKEIVQDIKTRFESASASVMGNTVEEKLYNLYRKVFDILWQSRRKFIAFHEAEYRFPEVENSVDKTYKDALLSTVINDRSPLSMPELWFLIGSSRFAAIYWIIYNDTRVPDSTVRSLVDFTLNGFVKSEELDRRSLEFTLDRVRANGEGKAKEVILLAAEKLMGEKGYFGTSIYDITSKAGYGQGTFYLHFESKGKLLQELVYQANRNLRRTMRDAVSGVEGRLNKEIRSFKAFLLFMDVHKELYNIVRESEFVQPETGRFYYERLLTSYIRALEEARLKDEIRSIDSRDLGVFLMGIGHFMGLDLLFKLKKDYEKWNEYLLELASLMAKGYGGAFS